A stretch of the Vitis riparia cultivar Riparia Gloire de Montpellier isolate 1030 chromosome 13, EGFV_Vit.rip_1.0, whole genome shotgun sequence genome encodes the following:
- the LOC117928368 gene encoding protein NRT1/ PTR FAMILY 7.3-like, translating to MSVGQYSVINPNEGFPLPDTHKITAQVSSPYENNYHPGDHIESGNFAFTAAEEGDYTACFWAPQHKPPLTMASHFVEQGAAMKIIVSNFLIPPERMSGCDILNVSAFIFLYRRVLDPLVSRIRKTDNKGLTELQGMGVGLIIAIIAMIVAGIL from the exons ATGAGTGTCGGCCAGTACAGCGTTATCAATCCGAACGAGGGGTTCCCTTTGCCGGACACGCACAAGATTACAGCTCAGGTTTCTTCTCCGTACGAGAACAATTATCATCCTGGGGATCACATAGAATCTGGTAATTTTGCGTTTACTGCAGCTGAAGAAGGTGACTACACTGCATGCTTCTGGGCGCCTCAACACAAGCCTCCATTAACA ATGGCTTCCCACTTTGTGGAGCAGGGTGCTGCCATGAAAATTATAGTCTCAAACTTCCTAATTCCTCCTGAACGTATGTCTGGCTGTGACATCCTGAATGTGTCAGCTTTCATCTTTCTCTACAGGAGAGTTCTTGATCCATTGGTGAGCAGAATTAGAAAGACAGACAATAAAGGGCTTACTGAGCTACAAGGAATGGGAGTTGGATTGATTATAGCGATAATAGCAATGATTGTAGCTGGAATCTTATGA